A region from the Nostoc sp. HK-01 genome encodes:
- a CDS encoding phage tail sheath protein, producing the protein MPRLDYFAPGVYVEEVDRGSRPIEGVSTNIAGFIGFTEDVRGDAELFKPMLVTSWNEYLEYYAKQGSDGFTDFDAYLPFAVNGWFLNGGGRCWVASIGTKLPGSQPPPPEETALKLRTTGNRPSLSFALKPAEGDDDGGAEGRINVSVTESQPRPPESPEAEPPANTGEFFKVIISRNGEILEEYDNLSMNPQVEAQLGAYAVTALQESQFVTVADLETPGQPLSRRPANGTYEVSPPPVVSTPDRFPRDVQGVRDDRTGMQGIFEIDEVTMIAFPDLMRAYQNGILDLDQVHGIMEAMVSMCENTAPNRMVVLDPPPCKGGGAPVSPTQVKPQHIAQWLSAFNRRSQFAALYYPWIKVPNPRNGGRPILIPPAGHMLGVWCRTDETRGVYKAPANDTPRGVIGLAYETNLREQELLNPLGINCIRTFPNRGIRIWGARTLVEPDNVQWRYISVRRLMSYIEKSVELGTQWVVFEPNDQDLWARVTRTVSNFLERLWREGALFGASAAEAFYVKCDSSINTHETMMLGRLYIEVGVCPVRPAEFVIFRFSQWSPNQ; encoded by the coding sequence ATGCCAAGATTAGATTATTTTGCACCTGGTGTCTACGTTGAAGAAGTAGACCGAGGTAGTCGCCCAATAGAAGGGGTGAGTACAAATATCGCTGGTTTTATCGGTTTTACAGAAGATGTCCGCGGTGATGCGGAACTATTTAAACCGATGTTGGTGACATCGTGGAACGAGTATTTAGAATACTATGCTAAACAAGGTTCGGACGGTTTCACCGATTTTGATGCTTATTTACCCTTTGCGGTGAATGGTTGGTTTCTCAACGGTGGTGGACGTTGTTGGGTAGCTAGTATCGGGACAAAACTCCCTGGTTCTCAGCCACCACCACCAGAAGAAACTGCCTTAAAACTGCGTACAACCGGGAACCGTCCATCTTTAAGCTTTGCTTTGAAGCCTGCTGAAGGTGACGATGATGGTGGTGCAGAAGGCAGAATTAATGTTTCTGTTACTGAAAGTCAACCGCGTCCACCAGAAAGCCCAGAAGCTGAACCACCAGCAAATACTGGTGAATTTTTCAAAGTTATTATTAGCCGCAATGGGGAAATTCTGGAAGAATACGACAATCTTTCCATGAACCCTCAAGTCGAAGCACAGCTAGGTGCTTATGCGGTGACAGCTTTGCAAGAGTCACAGTTTGTGACTGTCGCTGACTTAGAAACACCAGGACAACCTCTATCTCGTCGTCCTGCAAATGGTACTTACGAAGTCAGTCCACCGCCAGTAGTTTCCACTCCTGACCGTTTCCCCAGAGATGTACAAGGTGTCCGTGACGATCGCACCGGGATGCAAGGTATCTTTGAAATTGACGAAGTTACCATGATTGCTTTCCCTGATTTGATGCGGGCTTATCAAAACGGCATCTTGGATTTAGATCAAGTCCACGGCATCATGGAAGCAATGGTCAGTATGTGTGAAAATACTGCCCCCAACCGGATGGTAGTGTTAGATCCGCCACCATGTAAAGGTGGTGGTGCGCCTGTATCGCCCACCCAGGTGAAGCCTCAGCATATTGCTCAGTGGTTGAGTGCATTTAATCGGCGATCGCAATTTGCCGCCCTATACTATCCTTGGATTAAAGTCCCCAACCCCCGTAACGGTGGTAGACCAATTCTCATTCCTCCAGCTGGTCACATGTTGGGTGTTTGGTGTCGGACTGATGAAACCCGTGGTGTGTACAAAGCACCCGCCAACGACACACCCAGAGGTGTAATTGGTCTAGCTTACGAAACCAACCTGCGCGAACAAGAATTACTTAACCCCTTGGGTATTAACTGTATTCGTACCTTCCCCAACCGTGGTATCCGCATTTGGGGCGCTCGCACTTTGGTAGAACCAGATAACGTGCAATGGCGCTACATCAGCGTCCGCCGCTTGATGAGCTATATCGAGAAATCAGTAGAACTCGGTACTCAGTGGGTAGTATTTGAACCCAACGACCAAGATTTATGGGCGCGTGTCACTCGCACCGTGAGTAATTTCTTAGAAAGACTGTGGCGCGAAGGTGCTTTGTTTGGCGCTTCGGCGGCGGAAGCCTTTTATGTCAAATGTGACTCCAGCATTAATACCCACGAAACTATGATGTTGGGTCGGTTGTATATCGAAGTTGGTGTCTGTCCTGTACGTCCAGCGGAATTTGTCATCTTCCGCTTTAGTCAATGGTCGCCTAACCAATAA
- a CDS encoding putative two-component sensor histidine kinase, with amino-acid sequence MRVATQKLTSQFPLPLLGNNSESKLPESDLNQICQLIIQQLTALLPTVAIWTVYHDLAKGKRHLVAEYLSENLCSVQVTPACLPSYFVSGQSNLDFTSLQAETWWREDFPVLKIMELAASDFYHSYVCRISKQSVTTAEYLLICTSKLLSDEQQNLLLNNAQILSNYLAMYRERSHQQQEIAALSQALGQAEHQLRNPLALINLYAENLRLALPQGDLQEQASLIRQTVDELSAKLTDLLYRGQQANLNFKKHNLQTIIGECIKNLQHLLKEKELKINYPEKPVYVTVDNWQMKQVFDNLLSNAIYFSPRGGTITCNWYAYSNEVLIEICDRGSGIVPEELKQIFKPYYSRRLGGTGLGLAIAQKIILAHQGNLWAENLPEGGAQFSFTLPHKRQK; translated from the coding sequence ATGAGGGTGGCTACACAAAAATTAACCTCTCAATTTCCGCTACCTTTGTTGGGAAACAATTCAGAGAGTAAGCTGCCAGAGTCAGATTTAAACCAAATTTGTCAGTTAATTATTCAACAATTAACTGCCTTATTGCCGACTGTGGCTATCTGGACTGTTTATCACGATTTGGCAAAGGGAAAACGTCATTTAGTGGCTGAATATCTCTCAGAAAATTTATGTTCTGTGCAAGTTACACCAGCTTGTTTGCCAAGCTACTTTGTTTCTGGACAGTCCAACTTAGATTTTACATCTTTGCAAGCAGAAACTTGGTGGCGAGAAGATTTTCCCGTTCTCAAAATTATGGAATTAGCCGCATCGGATTTTTATCATAGCTATGTTTGTCGAATTAGCAAACAGAGTGTGACAACAGCCGAATATTTATTGATCTGTACTAGTAAACTGCTATCAGATGAACAGCAAAATTTACTGTTGAATAATGCTCAAATATTGAGTAATTATTTGGCTATGTATAGAGAGCGATCGCACCAACAACAAGAAATTGCGGCTTTATCTCAAGCTCTCGGACAAGCAGAACATCAATTGCGGAATCCTTTAGCATTAATTAATCTCTATGCAGAAAATCTCCGCTTGGCATTACCACAAGGTGATTTACAAGAACAAGCCAGCTTAATTCGGCAAACTGTAGATGAACTCAGCGCTAAATTAACCGATTTACTTTACCGTGGTCAACAGGCAAATCTAAACTTTAAAAAACACAATTTGCAAACAATTATTGGTGAATGTATTAAAAATTTACAACATTTGTTAAAAGAAAAAGAATTAAAGATTAATTATCCTGAAAAACCTGTGTATGTGACAGTAGATAACTGGCAGATGAAACAGGTGTTTGATAACTTATTATCCAATGCAATTTATTTTAGTCCTCGTGGCGGGACAATAACTTGCAATTGGTACGCCTACAGTAATGAAGTGCTAATTGAGATTTGCGATCGCGGTTCCGGAATTGTACCAGAGGAATTGAAGCAAATATTTAAGCCTTATTATTCTCGCCGTCTAGGTGGTACAGGTTTAGGATTAGCGATCGCCCAAAAAATTATCCTGGCACATCAAGGTAATTTATGGGCAGAAAATCTGCCCGAAGGGGGCGCACAATTTTCCTTTACATTACCGCATAAAAGGCAAAAGTAA
- a CDS encoding two-component response regulator encodes MNTKKEVISILLVDDEPHFRKGIRTLLNFYTTSSSLGLNVIGEAASVEQAVKLTAEQHPTLILLDLELPPDDGIMALQRLGELSYNGKVLILSAHQQDEWIFRAMQAGACGYVFKDQLATQLCEAITTVINNQVYLPPDVATAFFRLFHYYTGHSLNSSHSSIHLTEREQEVLNWLVQGASNEQIAGNLYITVATVKAHLTAIFDKLSVTSRTQAIVKALKLGLVCP; translated from the coding sequence ATGAATACTAAAAAAGAGGTAATCTCTATTTTGCTCGTCGATGACGAACCACATTTTCGTAAAGGTATACGCACCTTATTAAACTTTTATACAACTAGTAGTAGTTTGGGATTAAATGTGATTGGAGAAGCCGCATCTGTTGAGCAAGCGGTAAAATTAACGGCGGAACAACATCCCACTTTAATATTACTAGATTTAGAATTACCCCCAGACGATGGCATTATGGCGCTGCAACGTTTAGGGGAATTATCTTATAACGGCAAAGTATTAATTTTGTCGGCTCATCAACAAGATGAATGGATATTTCGCGCTATGCAAGCAGGTGCTTGTGGTTATGTATTTAAAGACCAATTAGCAACTCAATTGTGTGAAGCGATTACGACTGTAATTAATAATCAAGTTTATTTACCACCGGATGTAGCAACGGCATTTTTTAGATTGTTTCACTACTATACAGGACACTCATTAAACTCTAGTCATAGTTCTATTCATTTGACTGAAAGAGAACAAGAAGTTTTAAATTGGTTAGTTCAAGGCGCTTCTAACGAACAAATTGCGGGGAATCTATATATTACAGTCGCGACAGTTAAAGCGCACTTAACAGCAATTTTTGACAAATTAAGTGTCACCAGTCGTACTCAAGCAATTGTCAAAGCTTTAAAACTTGGTTTAGTTTGTCCATAA
- a CDS encoding ATPase central domain-containing protein codes for MANKLLTQNYEWQTANYNYLINALDIVRQALLAEEPKENRNHHFSHLSPPALDTLCQIFGLSEFERHVLLLCVGMELDANWGFLCANAQGSLGKPYPTFMLAKASLPQPHWNAFIPTAPLRKWQLIQLEEGSTLNLSHLRVDERIFHYLLGLDHLDERLQSIVQPVVITDSEIVPSHQQLAEQLATTWSETETVLPIIQLCGDEIASKKAIAAKACKLLNLNLHLMSAGAITNLRQNEMNDLLRLWERESMLTNSALLLDCDEVDYTDPAKENAIARLIASITSPLIITSLERKRSLQRPLIAIEVHKPNTTEQRIIWQNALGEAATTLNGHVDKLVSHFSLNASTIQTVCAEAQGKLKVKRQKAKEVEELSALLWDTCRFQARSRLDELAQPMETSATWDDLVLPEAQRQVLRDITAHVRQRTKVYEKWGFGNKGGRGLGISALFAGASGTGKTMAAEVIAHELRLDLYRIDLSQVVSKYIGETEKNLRRVFDAAEAGGAILLFDEADALFGKRSEVKDSHDRHANIEVGYLLQRMESYRGLAILTTNLKASLDQAFLRRIRFVVQFPFPDITQRTEIWQRVFPRQTPTQDLDASKLAKLNVSGGNIRNIALNAAFLAADSGDAVEMKHILQAAKSEYTKLERQLTDAEVKGWV; via the coding sequence ATGGCAAATAAATTATTAACTCAGAACTATGAATGGCAAACAGCTAACTATAATTACTTAATCAATGCACTAGATATCGTTCGCCAGGCTTTACTAGCTGAAGAACCTAAAGAAAACCGCAATCATCATTTTTCCCACCTCTCCCCGCCAGCCCTTGACACTCTTTGCCAAATTTTTGGTTTATCAGAATTTGAGCGTCACGTTTTGTTACTCTGCGTTGGGATGGAATTAGATGCTAACTGGGGTTTTTTATGTGCCAATGCTCAAGGTAGTTTAGGAAAACCCTATCCAACCTTTATGTTAGCTAAAGCCAGCTTACCGCAACCTCATTGGAATGCTTTTATACCAACTGCACCGTTACGAAAGTGGCAGTTAATCCAACTTGAAGAAGGTTCTACGCTGAATCTAAGTCATTTGCGAGTTGATGAACGGATTTTTCATTATTTGCTGGGCTTGGATCACTTGGATGAAAGATTACAGAGTATTGTGCAACCTGTGGTAATTACAGATAGCGAAATTGTCCCCTCTCATCAGCAGTTAGCCGAACAATTAGCCACAACGTGGAGCGAAACAGAAACAGTATTGCCAATTATTCAGTTATGTGGAGATGAAATAGCCAGCAAAAAAGCGATCGCCGCTAAAGCTTGCAAGTTACTCAACCTTAATTTACACCTGATGTCGGCTGGGGCAATTACTAATTTGCGTCAGAACGAGATGAACGACTTGTTGCGCCTCTGGGAAAGAGAATCTATGCTCACCAATAGCGCTTTGTTATTAGATTGTGATGAAGTAGATTATACAGACCCAGCCAAAGAAAATGCGATCGCACGTTTGATCGCCAGTATTACTAGTCCCTTAATTATTACTAGTTTGGAAAGAAAGCGATCGCTCCAACGTCCCCTTATTGCGATCGAAGTTCACAAACCCAACACCACAGAACAACGGATAATCTGGCAAAATGCTTTAGGCGAAGCAGCCACCACCCTCAACGGCCATGTAGATAAACTAGTTTCCCACTTCAGCCTCAACGCCTCTACCATTCAAACAGTTTGTGCAGAAGCCCAAGGAAAGTTAAAAGTTAAAAGGCAAAAGGCAAAAGAAGTAGAAGAACTCAGCGCTCTCTTATGGGATACTTGCCGTTTTCAAGCGCGATCGCGTCTGGATGAATTAGCTCAACCAATGGAAACTAGTGCAACTTGGGATGATTTAGTCTTACCAGAAGCACAACGCCAAGTATTACGTGATATTACTGCCCATGTGCGCCAACGGACAAAAGTCTATGAAAAATGGGGATTTGGCAACAAAGGCGGACGGGGTTTAGGAATTAGTGCCTTATTTGCTGGCGCTAGTGGTACTGGTAAGACAATGGCCGCAGAAGTAATTGCCCATGAATTGCGTTTAGATTTATACCGCATAGATTTAAGTCAGGTGGTGAGTAAGTACATTGGCGAAACCGAGAAGAACTTGCGCCGGGTATTTGATGCAGCCGAAGCAGGCGGCGCAATTTTATTATTTGATGAAGCAGATGCTTTATTTGGTAAACGTAGCGAAGTTAAAGACAGCCACGATCGCCATGCCAACATTGAAGTAGGCTACTTACTGCAACGGATGGAATCTTACCGAGGTTTAGCAATTCTCACCACCAACTTAAAAGCTTCCTTAGATCAGGCATTTTTGCGCCGGATTCGGTTCGTTGTGCAGTTTCCCTTCCCCGACATCACCCAGCGCACCGAGATTTGGCAACGCGTTTTTCCCCGTCAAACACCTACTCAAGACTTAGATGCGAGTAAGTTAGCCAAGTTAAATGTATCAGGTGGTAATATTCGCAACATCGCCCTCAATGCCGCCTTTTTAGCTGCCGATAGCGGAGACGCGGTAGAGATGAAACATATTTTACAAGCAGCTAAAAGTGAGTACACCAAGCTAGAACGACAGTTGACAGATGCAGAAGTGAAAGGCTGGGTTTGA
- a CDS encoding peptidase S13, D-Ala-D-Ala carboxypeptidase C — protein MLELLSSGLVSLWLEMAGVEIKPSDALEALAGQVNPGLVLASDPNLTGVNTVQQYLQALIKSKLVAQNLAESQGIWLQSGPILMANHEGTTPLPAASLTKIATSLVSLKTWGPDHQFETLIGTTGPVVNGILQGDLVIAGGGDPMFVWEEAIALGNTLNKMGIKQVKGNLLISGNFAMNFQRHPLLAGQMVKQALNYKTWTRPANYIYSIMPKGTPKPEVVITGAVKVAAQPPQQTLLVRHKSLPLRQLLKEMNVYSNNEMAEMLAESVGGASVVQSTAAYLARVPESEIQLINGSGLGPENRISPRAVCAMLMAIQQQAAGYDLNLADLFPMSGFDHRGTVHSRHIPVGTVIKTGTLRDVSSLAGVMPTRDRGLVWFAILNRGPFVSNYRLEQDKLLQNLVKQLEVTPAVPTAITPHSPANSLPELGATSRNEILFRG, from the coding sequence ATGCTGGAATTATTGAGTTCGGGTTTGGTGTCTCTGTGGCTAGAAATGGCTGGAGTAGAAATCAAGCCTTCTGATGCTTTAGAGGCATTGGCTGGGCAAGTAAATCCTGGCTTAGTTCTGGCTTCTGATCCCAATCTTACTGGGGTGAATACAGTCCAACAATACTTACAAGCACTAATTAAATCTAAGTTAGTTGCCCAAAATTTAGCCGAAAGCCAGGGAATTTGGTTACAGTCGGGGCCAATACTCATGGCTAATCATGAAGGTACAACACCTTTGCCGGCGGCTTCTTTAACTAAGATTGCGACTTCTTTGGTTTCTTTGAAAACTTGGGGGCCAGACCATCAATTTGAAACTTTGATTGGGACTACGGGGCCTGTGGTTAATGGTATATTGCAAGGTGATTTGGTCATTGCTGGTGGTGGCGACCCCATGTTTGTTTGGGAAGAAGCGATCGCCCTTGGCAATACACTCAATAAAATGGGCATTAAGCAAGTCAAAGGGAATTTGCTCATTTCAGGCAACTTTGCCATGAATTTCCAGCGCCATCCCCTACTAGCTGGTCAAATGGTGAAACAAGCGCTGAATTATAAAACTTGGACTCGTCCAGCAAATTATATCTACTCCATCATGCCCAAAGGCACACCTAAACCAGAAGTTGTGATTACAGGGGCTGTTAAAGTTGCCGCCCAACCACCGCAACAAACTTTGCTAGTGCGTCACAAATCTTTGCCTTTGCGTCAATTGCTCAAAGAAATGAACGTTTACAGCAATAACGAAATGGCCGAGATGCTGGCAGAATCTGTAGGGGGAGCAAGTGTAGTGCAATCAACTGCGGCCTATCTGGCGAGAGTTCCTGAGTCAGAAATTCAATTAATCAATGGTTCTGGACTCGGCCCTGAAAATCGGATTTCTCCCAGGGCTGTTTGTGCAATGTTAATGGCCATTCAACAGCAAGCAGCAGGATATGACCTGAATTTGGCAGATTTATTTCCTATGTCGGGATTTGATCATCGAGGAACAGTACACAGCAGACATATACCAGTGGGTACTGTGATTAAAACTGGTACTCTCCGCGATGTGAGTTCATTAGCTGGTGTCATGCCTACACGCGATCGCGGTTTGGTTTGGTTTGCTATCCTCAACCGTGGCCCCTTCGTATCTAATTACCGTTTAGAACAAGATAAGTTACTGCAAAATCTTGTCAAACAATTAGAAGTAACTCCCGCAGTTCCCACAGCAATTACACCCCACTCACCTGCTAATTCTTTACCCGAACTAGGCGCTACTAGTCGCAACGAAATTCTGTTTAGAGGATAG